From the genome of Rhodothermus profundi, one region includes:
- a CDS encoding PspA/IM30 family protein, translated as MSLWARFKRWIRSIFGGAIAALEDPRLILEQNIRELNDQIPKMNENIATVKANVLLLQKEVRRNEQEIERLVARIKAAIQAGRDDIAQQYAIQLQKARETLARTREQLQYAEAAYEKALQVKQAFLREKERKIQEAKEALRAHERAKWQARVADALEQFEVGGLDQTHEEMVQRLREETARSEARLELALDSVDADALKIEADAEALRAAELVRQFKLEMGLLEPEQKPALEAPAQASEQKATEQARETEETKTIGRQRTR; from the coding sequence ATGTCGCTCTGGGCCCGATTTAAACGGTGGATCCGCTCAATCTTCGGGGGAGCCATCGCTGCGCTCGAAGATCCTCGACTCATTCTGGAGCAGAACATTCGGGAGCTGAACGATCAGATCCCGAAGATGAATGAGAATATTGCCACGGTAAAGGCGAACGTACTGCTGCTCCAGAAAGAGGTGCGGCGCAACGAGCAGGAAATTGAACGGCTGGTGGCGCGCATTAAAGCGGCGATTCAAGCGGGCCGCGACGATATTGCCCAGCAGTACGCCATCCAGCTCCAGAAAGCCCGTGAAACGCTAGCGCGCACCCGAGAACAACTGCAGTATGCCGAGGCAGCGTACGAAAAAGCGCTTCAGGTAAAGCAGGCGTTCCTTCGGGAGAAGGAACGGAAAATCCAGGAAGCAAAAGAAGCCTTACGGGCGCATGAGCGAGCCAAGTGGCAGGCCCGGGTGGCCGATGCGCTGGAGCAGTTTGAAGTAGGGGGCCTGGACCAGACGCACGAGGAAATGGTGCAGCGCCTGCGCGAAGAGACGGCCCGGAGCGAAGCACGCCTGGAACTGGCGCTGGATAGTGTCGATGCCGATGCCCTGAAAATTGAGGCAGATGCCGAAGCGCTTCGAGCAGCCGAGCTGGTGCGCCAGTTCAAACTGGAAATGGGACTGCTGGAGCCCGAACAGAAGCCGGCACTGGAAGCTCCAGCGCAGGCGTCAGAGCAGAAAGCAACGGAGCAGGCCCGTGAAACGGAAGAGACAAAAACCATCGGCCGCCAGCGCACGCGTTGA
- a CDS encoding enoyl-CoA hydratase/isomerase family protein: MSTETTALQTVRYEVDSDGIALVTINRPDKHNALNRQVLAELDWCMRQARQDEAVKGVIITGAGEKSFCAGADIQQFKELDAYSGHRFALYGQAVFNRIEEMPKPVVAAVNGYALGGGCELAIACHLRVAADHAVFGQPEVNLGLIPGYGGTQRLPRLVGRGLATELILTGERISARRAFEIGLVNRVVPIEHLLEATRELLRKITAKAPVAVALALEALRQSDLPLRQGLRLEAALFGQACGTEDFQEGVDAFLNRRKPSFKGR, translated from the coding sequence ATGAGTACCGAAACGACAGCGTTGCAAACCGTCCGCTACGAAGTGGACAGCGACGGAATCGCGCTGGTTACCATTAACCGTCCCGATAAGCACAACGCGCTGAACCGCCAGGTGTTGGCCGAGCTGGATTGGTGCATGCGGCAGGCCCGGCAGGACGAAGCAGTAAAGGGGGTTATCATTACGGGCGCTGGCGAAAAGAGCTTTTGTGCAGGCGCCGACATTCAGCAGTTCAAAGAACTTGATGCCTATAGCGGCCACCGCTTTGCGTTGTATGGACAGGCGGTTTTTAATCGAATTGAGGAGATGCCCAAACCGGTCGTCGCAGCCGTGAATGGCTATGCTCTGGGGGGCGGCTGCGAGCTGGCCATCGCCTGTCATCTTCGCGTAGCAGCCGACCACGCCGTGTTCGGGCAGCCAGAAGTAAATTTAGGATTGATTCCGGGCTACGGAGGCACGCAACGCCTGCCGCGCCTGGTCGGACGCGGACTGGCTACCGAGCTGATTCTAACCGGAGAGCGCATTAGCGCCCGCCGGGCCTTTGAAATAGGACTCGTAAATCGCGTGGTGCCTATCGAGCATCTGCTGGAAGCCACACGGGAGCTGCTCCGCAAAATCACGGCCAAGGCTCCGGTGGCGGTCGCGCTGGCGCTTGAAGCCTTGCGCCAGAGCGACCTGCCCCTCCGACAGGGACTGCGTCTGGAAGCTGCACTGTTCGGGCAGGCCTGCGGTACCGAAGACTTCCAGGAAGGGGTAGACGCGTTTCTGAATCGGCGCAAACCTTCCTTCAAGGGACGTTGA
- a CDS encoding hemolysin family protein, with product MTVLLLTGAFVLAMLVAGAEAALVAANRLRLEVLARQGIRTARLAQALLAAPARPLTTTLAGLTLAQVLLALGLSRPLLSADNAFSPPGVVWGQVLLLVLGGGFAFYLGGLLVPAAVAREQANRLVQPGAALLRIASYLLWPLVRPAQAVSERLAHRLTIETDTVAAFMQRELSWQVQAAETETAPARDLDETESRLLANALAFEKLRVRDCMVPRTDIVAIEEQADLETLRQRFIESGYSRLPVYREHIDQIVGVVFAYDLFRQPQSLTQMIRPVRFVPESKPAHALLKEFLQTNTSIAIVIDEYGGTAGLVTQEDLLEELIGDIQDEFDVDRDEEYLLRRLDDRTWLVSGRVEIEELQEAGLKLPEGDYDTVAGYLLEKLGTIPAPQEEFELDGYRFTILKAAQNRITLIRITRL from the coding sequence ATGACGGTGCTGCTATTGACCGGAGCCTTTGTGCTGGCTATGCTGGTGGCCGGAGCCGAAGCTGCCCTGGTGGCAGCGAACCGGCTCCGGCTGGAAGTGCTGGCCCGACAGGGGATCCGGACAGCTCGCCTGGCGCAGGCTTTGCTGGCCGCACCCGCCCGGCCGCTGACAACCACCCTGGCCGGCCTGACACTGGCGCAGGTGCTGCTGGCACTCGGGCTCAGTAGGCCGCTGCTGTCTGCAGACAACGCCTTCTCGCCCCCAGGAGTAGTCTGGGGACAAGTGTTGCTGCTGGTACTCGGTGGGGGCTTCGCTTTTTACCTGGGGGGATTGCTGGTGCCTGCCGCGGTCGCTCGAGAACAGGCCAATCGCCTGGTGCAACCGGGTGCAGCGCTGCTGCGCATTGCTTCTTACCTGCTGTGGCCACTGGTGCGGCCCGCCCAGGCTGTTTCTGAGCGGCTGGCGCATCGACTGACTATAGAAACCGACACAGTTGCCGCCTTCATGCAGCGGGAACTGTCCTGGCAAGTGCAGGCCGCCGAAACGGAAACAGCGCCTGCACGGGACCTGGACGAGACGGAAAGCCGATTGCTGGCCAATGCATTGGCCTTTGAGAAACTGCGCGTGCGGGACTGCATGGTGCCCCGCACCGACATCGTAGCCATCGAAGAACAGGCCGACCTTGAAACGCTACGCCAGCGCTTTATCGAAAGCGGCTACTCTCGCCTGCCTGTCTACCGGGAGCATATCGATCAGATCGTCGGGGTCGTCTTTGCCTATGATCTGTTTCGTCAGCCGCAATCGCTGACCCAGATGATTCGGCCAGTACGCTTTGTTCCAGAGTCGAAACCCGCGCATGCGCTGCTAAAAGAATTTTTGCAAACCAACACGTCGATTGCTATCGTCATTGATGAGTATGGGGGAACGGCCGGGCTCGTCACGCAGGAAGACTTGCTGGAAGAACTTATCGGAGATATTCAGGACGAATTTGATGTGGACCGAGATGAAGAATACCTGCTGCGACGGCTCGACGACCGTACCTGGCTGGTCAGTGGACGGGTGGAAATCGAAGAACTGCAGGAAGCCGGTCTGAAACTGCCAGAAGGTGACTACGACACGGTGGCCGGCTATCTACTCGAAAAACTGGGAACGATCCCGGCCCCTCAGGAAGAGTTCGAGCTGGATGGCTACCGCTTTACCATTCTAAAAGCAGCTCAAAACCGCATTACGCTCATCCGCATCACGCGCCTGTAA
- a CDS encoding DUF2938 family protein: MKAFPIKRALLAGVTGTLFFDVFGLMVSAIMGNPAWWDIPALLAGKLGLPLFFGVLAHYLNGIVLAVIYAAVAPFLWGSKWMRALTYITVETVLGVWLFMAPLLGMGIAGVNGPMGTLFAVISLVRHWVYAIGLALFIPISVSLPASDAAPSAAS; this comes from the coding sequence ATGAAAGCTTTCCCGATTAAGCGTGCGTTGCTGGCCGGAGTAACCGGCACCCTGTTTTTCGATGTGTTCGGACTGATGGTCTCCGCCATAATGGGCAACCCCGCATGGTGGGACATTCCAGCCCTGCTGGCCGGAAAGCTAGGCCTGCCCCTCTTTTTCGGCGTACTGGCCCATTACCTGAACGGAATCGTGCTGGCCGTGATCTATGCAGCCGTAGCTCCGTTTCTCTGGGGTTCAAAGTGGATGCGGGCCCTGACGTACATCACCGTTGAGACCGTGCTGGGGGTGTGGCTGTTTATGGCTCCCCTGCTGGGGATGGGCATTGCCGGCGTAAACGGACCGATGGGCACCCTGTTTGCCGTGATCTCGCTGGTGCGCCACTGGGTCTACGCCATTGGACTGGCCCTGTTCATCCCGATATCGGTCAGCCTACCGGCCTCTGATGCCGCTCCGTCGGCGGCCTCCTGA
- a CDS encoding M12 family metallo-peptidase encodes MLLGQPITLFEEPAVSVEALGTQAQQRWQVLQRLPMAVHLQLVRLPEELWRYRSFTLAVNAAGRLVPGRGQGLGTLTVRRGELSVLSEEAVAWNGRIYVGADTSAVVGEVSLVVLRTGAVTGHVLLGDWEYWVRPLGGGLHALVTIDPRKYPRERPASPYYDGGGVFREAGVSNAVGWGQPEQPVEQARQASAAGRCVQEGAAVARAMDQDRCSPEVVRVLVLYTPKAAQGRDIDGIIYAALNDANQAYRNSAINNLELRLAHKQLFNFEVMGYYPEDDVKALSQDSQARLLRDQYQADVVVLLIDSDTLWWGQGVYGSVADESIPHGSSGEAVVNASQVNQYAYAIVQVDYASAGRYTFVHELGHIQGAQHHPADGIDPQGIPYARGHRFSAYSCAPDCRTRYYATVMAYTPWPYVRIKQFSDPNVTYQGVATGQPDRHNARVLRETADMVADFRYSNDLRARFTYSSASFPFAGLYTFVAMPCGGVAPLSYQWRSCSSPFSCGPVLSTGETFTTYLEAGSHYIRLTVQSSDGQEHTVTQEVYVLDPGCEDELGGFCKRALEDSVRVVRGRLPEAVVLAEVYPNPAQDQVVVRFGLPAAQEVELRVYDVLGREVVRRRLGRMEAGWHREVLSTGHWSAGRYVVVLRAGGRTLTQSITRVR; translated from the coding sequence ATGCTGCTGGGACAACCGATTACGCTATTTGAGGAGCCGGCCGTGTCGGTGGAGGCGCTGGGCACCCAGGCCCAACAACGCTGGCAGGTGTTGCAACGGCTGCCGATGGCGGTGCACCTGCAACTGGTGCGGCTGCCCGAAGAGCTCTGGCGTTATCGTTCCTTTACGCTGGCGGTGAACGCGGCGGGTCGGTTGGTGCCGGGCCGGGGCCAGGGCCTTGGCACATTGACGGTGCGGCGTGGGGAACTTTCGGTGCTTTCGGAGGAGGCGGTGGCCTGGAACGGGCGGATCTATGTGGGGGCGGACACCTCGGCAGTGGTGGGCGAGGTGTCGCTGGTGGTGTTGCGGACGGGTGCGGTGACGGGCCACGTGTTGTTGGGGGATTGGGAGTACTGGGTACGGCCGCTGGGGGGTGGGTTGCACGCTTTGGTGACGATCGACCCGCGGAAGTATCCGCGGGAGCGGCCGGCAAGTCCGTATTACGACGGGGGCGGTGTTTTTCGTGAGGCGGGCGTGAGCAATGCGGTGGGTTGGGGGCAGCCTGAGCAACCCGTGGAGCAAGCGAGGCAGGCGTCGGCGGCGGGAAGGTGCGTCCAGGAGGGTGCCGCGGTGGCGCGTGCGATGGATCAGGATCGATGCAGTCCGGAGGTGGTGCGGGTGTTGGTGCTGTACACGCCGAAGGCGGCGCAGGGTCGGGACATCGATGGGATCATCTACGCGGCCCTCAACGATGCGAACCAGGCTTATCGCAACAGCGCCATCAACAACCTCGAACTTCGCCTGGCTCATAAGCAACTGTTTAATTTTGAGGTAATGGGATATTATCCCGAAGATGATGTCAAAGCTCTTTCGCAGGATTCTCAGGCGCGGCTGTTGCGGGATCAGTATCAGGCCGACGTGGTGGTGTTGTTGATTGACTCGGATACCTTGTGGTGGGGGCAGGGTGTGTATGGATCGGTTGCGGACGAGTCGATTCCGCATGGGAGTTCGGGCGAGGCGGTGGTCAACGCGAGCCAGGTGAACCAGTACGCCTATGCGATTGTGCAGGTCGATTATGCCAGCGCAGGGCGTTACACGTTTGTCCATGAGCTTGGCCACATTCAGGGGGCGCAGCATCACCCGGCCGATGGGATTGACCCGCAGGGCATTCCCTATGCGCGAGGCCATCGGTTTTCGGCGTACAGTTGCGCGCCGGACTGTCGCACGCGCTACTATGCTACGGTCATGGCCTACACGCCCTGGCCGTATGTGCGCATCAAGCAATTTTCGGATCCGAACGTGACCTACCAGGGGGTGGCCACAGGGCAGCCGGACCGGCACAATGCGCGCGTATTGCGGGAGACAGCCGACATGGTGGCCGACTTTCGGTACTCGAACGATCTACGGGCGCGTTTTACCTACTCGTCGGCCAGTTTTCCGTTTGCGGGTCTTTATACGTTTGTGGCCATGCCCTGCGGTGGGGTAGCGCCTTTGAGCTACCAGTGGCGCAGCTGCTCGAGTCCGTTCAGTTGCGGTCCGGTGCTGAGCACGGGCGAGACGTTCACGACTTACCTGGAGGCTGGATCGCACTACATTCGGTTGACGGTGCAGAGCAGCGACGGGCAGGAGCACACGGTCACGCAGGAGGTGTATGTGCTGGATCCGGGATGTGAGGATGAGCTGGGGGGCTTTTGCAAGCGGGCTTTGGAGGATTCGGTGCGGGTGGTGCGGGGTCGGTTGCCGGAGGCGGTGGTGTTGGCGGAGGTGTATCCGAACCCGGCGCAGGATCAGGTGGTGGTGCGTTTTGGGTTGCCGGCGGCGCAGGAGGTGGAGCTCAGGGTGTATGATGTGCTGGGCCGGGAGGTGGTGCGTCGGCGGTTGGGTCGCATGGAGGCGGGCTGGCACCGGGAGGTGTTGTCGACGGGCCACTGGTCGGCGGGTCGTTATGTGGTGGTGTTGCGGGCTGGTGGTCGCACGTTGACGCAGTCGATCACGCGGGTTCGGTAG
- a CDS encoding bifunctional 2-methylcitrate synthase/citrate synthase, protein MAETTEVKKGLAGVVADESAISNVIPEKRALYYRGYPVHELAEQCRFEEVAYLLLYGELPTRAQLEAFEQEERRQRELDETVHHLLRLIHTDAAPMDVLRTAVSLIGANDPEATGADLDTIRRKAIGLLAKLPTIVAADRRRRHGLDFIPPREDLTFAENFFHMYFGEVPDPEVVKAFDVSLILYAEHSFNASTFTARVITSTLSDYYSAITGAIGALKGPLHGGANEEVMRMLKPFRSPDEARQWVQDALARKQKIMGFGHRVYRYGDSRVPIMERYTRRLAERLGYQELMAIYDAIQEVVVQQKGIHPNLDYPTGPAYYMMGFDIETYTPIFVISRITGWSAHVMEQLADNRIIRPLSRYVGPPERSVPPLDARG, encoded by the coding sequence ATGGCTGAAACAACCGAAGTAAAGAAAGGGCTGGCAGGCGTTGTGGCCGACGAGTCGGCCATTTCGAACGTTATTCCAGAAAAGCGAGCCCTCTACTACCGAGGCTATCCGGTGCATGAGCTGGCCGAGCAATGCCGCTTTGAAGAGGTGGCCTACCTGCTGCTCTACGGCGAGCTGCCCACGCGCGCCCAACTTGAGGCTTTCGAGCAAGAGGAACGCCGCCAGCGCGAACTGGATGAGACGGTCCACCACCTGCTGCGCCTGATTCACACGGATGCCGCGCCGATGGATGTGCTCCGCACGGCCGTTAGTCTGATCGGCGCAAATGATCCGGAAGCGACCGGTGCGGACCTCGACACGATCCGACGTAAGGCTATTGGTCTGTTGGCCAAACTGCCCACCATTGTGGCTGCCGACCGCCGCCGCCGACATGGGCTGGATTTCATTCCTCCCCGCGAAGACCTGACCTTTGCCGAAAACTTCTTTCACATGTACTTCGGCGAGGTGCCGGATCCCGAGGTAGTCAAGGCCTTCGATGTTTCGTTGATCCTGTATGCCGAACATAGCTTCAACGCTTCCACGTTCACGGCCCGCGTGATCACGTCGACGCTCTCGGACTACTACAGCGCGATCACGGGCGCTATCGGCGCGCTCAAAGGCCCACTGCACGGCGGAGCGAACGAAGAAGTTATGCGCATGCTCAAACCGTTCCGCTCGCCTGACGAAGCGCGGCAATGGGTGCAGGACGCCCTGGCCCGCAAGCAGAAGATCATGGGCTTCGGGCACCGGGTCTACCGCTACGGCGACTCCCGCGTGCCCATCATGGAACGCTATACGCGTCGGCTGGCCGAACGCCTGGGCTATCAGGAACTGATGGCCATCTACGATGCCATCCAGGAAGTCGTCGTCCAGCAAAAGGGAATCCATCCGAACCTGGATTATCCGACCGGCCCGGCCTATTACATGATGGGCTTCGACATTGAGACGTACACGCCCATTTTCGTGATAAGCCGCATCACGGGCTGGTCGGCGCACGTGATGGAGCAGCTGGCCGACAACCGGATCATCCGGCCACTGAGCCGCTACGTGGGTCCGCCCGAGCGATCGGTTCCCCCGCTGGATGCACGAGGATAG
- the prpB gene encoding methylisocitrate lyase, with amino-acid sequence MLFATTSPAEKRRALREALQRGRLLRFPGAFSPLVAMLIERLGFDGVYISGAVLSADLGLPDVGLTTLTEVAGRSRQIARVTRLPAIVDIDTGFGEVLNVARTVQELEEMGLAGCHLEDQVNPKRCGHLDHKALVPVEEMERKVRAAVQARRDPNFLIIARTDARGVEGLEAAIERARAYVAAGADMIFPEALQSAEEFAAFRKALPDVPLLANMTEFGKSPLLSAEQLQALGYNLVIYPVTGLRLAMKAVEDGLRHLLEAGTQQALLDRMQTRKELYELLQYERYTVFDQNVYNFRLEDAPSDHH; translated from the coding sequence ATGCTATTTGCCACCACATCGCCTGCCGAAAAACGGCGTGCCCTGCGCGAAGCGCTCCAGCGTGGACGATTGCTCCGTTTCCCCGGAGCGTTCTCGCCCCTGGTAGCCATGCTGATCGAGCGGCTGGGGTTTGATGGTGTTTATATTTCCGGTGCCGTGCTATCGGCCGATCTGGGATTGCCGGACGTGGGGCTTACCACGTTGACCGAAGTAGCCGGGCGAAGTCGCCAGATTGCCCGCGTCACCCGGCTGCCGGCCATTGTGGACATCGACACCGGTTTTGGCGAGGTGCTGAACGTTGCCCGCACTGTGCAGGAACTGGAAGAAATGGGGCTGGCCGGCTGTCACCTGGAGGATCAGGTCAACCCCAAACGATGCGGCCACCTGGACCACAAGGCGTTGGTCCCTGTCGAAGAAATGGAGCGTAAGGTGCGGGCGGCGGTGCAGGCCCGGCGCGACCCGAACTTTCTGATCATTGCGCGCACGGATGCCCGGGGCGTTGAAGGGCTGGAGGCCGCCATTGAACGCGCCCGGGCTTATGTAGCGGCAGGTGCCGACATGATCTTTCCGGAGGCGCTTCAGTCTGCCGAGGAGTTTGCAGCCTTCCGAAAGGCCCTGCCCGACGTGCCGCTGCTGGCCAACATGACTGAGTTTGGCAAATCGCCCCTGCTTTCGGCCGAGCAGTTGCAAGCGCTGGGCTACAATCTGGTGATCTATCCAGTCACCGGGCTGCGACTGGCCATGAAAGCCGTCGAGGACGGCCTGCGGCACCTGCTGGAGGCAGGTACCCAGCAAGCTCTGCTCGACCGCATGCAAACCCGCAAAGAACTCTACGAACTGCTGCAATACGAACGCTATACGGTCTTTGACCAGAACGTGTACAATTTCCGTCTGGAAGACGCACCCTCCGACCATCACTAA
- a CDS encoding serine hydrolase encodes MRRLALLGALLLLPQVALTQTPTDWLRLLFTRDTLATEWFTPQFLEQVSAQQVARIVAQLKQQHGSLLSVTGHGLEYKVILERAQIPTRIVLDAQGRIAGLFFGPPVPQIVSLEALLDSLRQLPGTVSLFVQKNGQPLLTLRADTPLAVGSAFKLAVLRALREAIEAGHHRWDDVVRLRPEWKSLPSGFLHTWPDEAPLTLHTLAALMISRSDNTATDALIHLLGRPAIEAYSPRNRPFLTTREAFLLKNPANQAWARRFLAADTADRRMLLPQLQSLPLPDEALFAGGPVLLEVEWFFTTRELCELIATVYDLPLTQINPGLARREDWQLVAYKGGSEPGVLNFTTYLIDHQNQHYCVSATWNHSERLDRARFIGLYQRLLQQLRSHP; translated from the coding sequence ATGCGACGCCTGGCCCTCCTGGGAGCCCTGCTATTGCTCCCGCAAGTGGCACTGACTCAGACGCCGACCGACTGGCTGCGGCTGCTGTTCACGCGAGATACCCTTGCCACCGAATGGTTCACGCCGCAGTTTCTGGAGCAGGTTTCAGCCCAACAGGTAGCCCGGATCGTTGCGCAGCTCAAGCAACAGCATGGATCCCTGTTGAGCGTTACGGGACATGGCCTCGAATACAAAGTGATCCTTGAACGGGCGCAGATTCCTACCCGGATTGTACTGGACGCTCAGGGGCGTATTGCCGGCCTCTTTTTCGGTCCGCCGGTGCCTCAGATCGTCAGCCTTGAAGCCCTGCTGGATTCTCTTCGGCAACTTCCCGGGACCGTCAGTCTGTTTGTGCAGAAGAACGGCCAGCCATTGCTGACCCTCCGAGCCGATACACCGCTAGCGGTCGGCTCCGCCTTCAAGCTGGCGGTTTTGCGGGCACTCCGAGAGGCGATCGAAGCCGGGCACCACCGATGGGACGACGTGGTTCGCCTGCGTCCCGAATGGAAAAGCCTGCCTTCGGGTTTTCTGCATACCTGGCCTGACGAGGCGCCCCTGACGCTGCACACGCTGGCAGCCTTGATGATCTCGCGCAGCGACAACACAGCCACCGACGCGTTGATTCATCTGCTGGGCCGCCCGGCCATTGAAGCCTACAGTCCCCGCAACCGGCCCTTCCTGACGACCCGCGAAGCCTTTTTGCTGAAGAATCCGGCCAACCAGGCCTGGGCGCGCCGATTTCTGGCGGCCGACACGGCAGATCGCCGCATGCTGCTGCCTCAACTGCAGTCCCTTCCCCTGCCGGACGAAGCCCTGTTTGCCGGTGGTCCCGTCCTGCTGGAAGTCGAGTGGTTCTTCACCACCCGCGAACTCTGTGAGCTGATAGCGACCGTTTACGATCTGCCCCTTACCCAAATCAATCCTGGACTGGCTCGCCGTGAAGACTGGCAGCTTGTTGCCTATAAAGGCGGCTCGGAGCCCGGCGTGCTGAACTTCACCACGTACCTGATTGACCATCAGAATCAGCACTATTGCGTCAGTGCTACCTGGAACCATTCGGAGCGTCTGGACCGCGCGCGCTTTATCGGACTGTATCAGCGACTGCTCCAACAGCTACGTTCCCATCCCTGA
- the bioD gene encoding dethiobiotin synthase yields MNGLLITGTDTGVGKTVVGAGLARLLRDAGYQVGVLKPVETGWEGSPDDWPPDARMLAEGARVNDPPAQVVPCVYAEPLAPLVAARRAGRPVDLDRIEAAWQRLQNRDWVLVETAGGLSVPLTEHLDYAGLAARWRLPVLVVARPGLGTLNHTFLTVHYARSQGLPVVGVVLCGYPEHPDVATRTNPAMIEELCHVPVLGRIPRRPAIRSADEAASAVAEGMTLDALLTRYRTLQQRIAHN; encoded by the coding sequence ATGAACGGATTACTCATTACTGGCACGGACACGGGCGTTGGCAAAACGGTAGTAGGCGCCGGTCTGGCCCGGTTGCTGCGCGACGCTGGCTATCAGGTAGGCGTGCTTAAACCAGTCGAAACAGGCTGGGAGGGATCGCCGGACGACTGGCCGCCGGACGCCCGTATGCTGGCCGAAGGGGCCCGGGTGAACGATCCGCCTGCACAGGTAGTCCCGTGCGTCTACGCCGAACCCCTGGCCCCGCTGGTGGCTGCGCGACGAGCAGGCCGCCCCGTGGACCTCGACCGCATCGAAGCGGCCTGGCAACGCCTGCAGAACCGCGACTGGGTTCTTGTCGAAACGGCCGGCGGGTTGTCGGTTCCGCTGACCGAACACCTGGACTATGCCGGTCTGGCCGCCCGCTGGAGGCTGCCCGTGCTGGTGGTTGCGCGTCCGGGACTGGGCACGCTCAACCATACCTTTCTGACCGTGCACTATGCCCGGAGCCAGGGCCTGCCGGTGGTGGGCGTGGTGCTCTGCGGCTATCCTGAGCATCCCGATGTGGCTACCCGGACCAACCCGGCTATGATCGAGGAGCTGTGTCATGTGCCCGTGCTGGGCCGTATTCCGCGTCGGCCGGCTATCCGCTCGGCCGACGAGGCCGCCTCGGCCGTGGCGGAAGGGATGACGCTCGACGCGCTGCTTACGCGTTACCGAACGCTACAACAGCGTATCGCCCACAATTGA
- the bioA gene encoding adenosylmethionine--8-amino-7-oxononanoate transaminase — protein sequence MIEKPKPSDLLDALDPETLVAWDKAYVWHPFTPMKQYLASDPVIIRRGQGIKLEDIHGNWYYDGTSSIWLNVHGHNVPELNAAIEAQLRRVAHATLLGQANVPAVVLARRLIEVAPPGLQRVFYSDSGATAVEIALKMAIQFWANQGQRTKRYVLGFTNNYHGDTLGAVGVAPDPLFHWPFLDLLPGHPRVPYPYPHDRLAESLEAVEQVLQQRGHELAAVIVEPVEGAGGILPAPRGFLRELRALCHRYNVLLIVDEVATGFGRTGRLFACEAEGITPDLLCLGKGLTGGYLPLAATLTTEQVFEAFLGEVEERKTFFHGHSYTGNPLGCAVALASLELLLQLIPSLPDKIERLRTGLAPLQAHPFVAEVRQAGFMVGIEIVADRSTRTPFPYGAQVGFIVARHARRRGMLVRPIGSVLIFMPPLAATEAELDEMTAILHAAFEDALPELESLAQTLL from the coding sequence ATGATAGAGAAACCCAAGCCCAGTGACCTGCTCGACGCCCTGGATCCGGAAACGCTCGTTGCCTGGGACAAAGCCTACGTCTGGCATCCCTTTACGCCCATGAAGCAGTATCTGGCCAGCGATCCGGTCATCATCCGGCGCGGCCAGGGCATTAAGCTGGAAGACATTCACGGCAACTGGTACTACGACGGGACTTCGTCGATCTGGTTGAACGTGCACGGCCACAACGTGCCCGAGCTGAACGCCGCCATCGAAGCCCAGCTCCGGCGCGTGGCACACGCTACCCTGTTGGGGCAGGCGAACGTGCCGGCCGTGGTGCTGGCCAGACGGTTGATTGAGGTGGCCCCACCCGGTCTGCAGCGCGTTTTTTATTCCGACAGCGGCGCCACGGCCGTCGAGATAGCCCTGAAAATGGCCATCCAGTTCTGGGCCAATCAGGGGCAGCGCACAAAACGCTACGTGCTCGGCTTCACCAATAACTACCACGGCGACACGCTGGGCGCTGTGGGCGTGGCGCCAGACCCGCTCTTTCACTGGCCCTTTCTGGACCTGTTGCCCGGTCATCCACGCGTGCCGTATCCCTATCCGCACGACCGCCTTGCCGAAAGCCTGGAGGCAGTCGAACAGGTGTTGCAGCAGCGCGGGCATGAACTGGCAGCCGTGATCGTCGAACCGGTCGAAGGGGCCGGGGGCATCCTGCCGGCACCCCGAGGTTTTCTGCGGGAGCTGCGGGCGCTCTGCCACCGCTACAATGTGCTGCTGATCGTCGATGAGGTAGCTACGGGCTTTGGCCGCACCGGACGGCTCTTTGCCTGTGAAGCCGAAGGCATCACGCCCGATCTGCTCTGCCTGGGCAAAGGGCTCACCGGCGGGTATCTGCCGCTGGCCGCTACGCTCACCACCGAACAGGTATTCGAGGCGTTTCTGGGAGAAGTGGAGGAACGCAAGACGTTTTTCCACGGCCATTCCTACACCGGTAATCCGCTGGGGTGCGCTGTAGCGCTGGCCAGCCTGGAGCTGCTCCTCCAGCTGATTCCTTCGCTTCCGGACAAAATCGAACGTTTGCGCACCGGACTGGCGCCGCTACAGGCGCATCCTTTTGTGGCCGAGGTACGCCAGGCAGGCTTCATGGTGGGGATTGAAATCGTAGCCGACCGCTCCACCCGCACTCCCTTCCCCTATGGGGCCCAGGTCGGCTTCATCGTAGCCCGGCACGCCCGGCGCCGAGGGATGCTTGTACGTCCCATTGGCTCCGTCCTGATCTTCATGCCACCGCTGGCTGCCACCGAAGCAGAGCTGGATGAGATGACCGCGATCCTGCACGCGGCCTTTGAGGATGCACTCCCTGAGCTGGAATCGCTGGCACAGACGCTTTTGTAG